Proteins from a genomic interval of Xiphias gladius isolate SHS-SW01 ecotype Sanya breed wild unplaced genomic scaffold, ASM1685928v1 HiC_scaffold_1321, whole genome shotgun sequence:
- the LOC120787246 gene encoding vegetative cell wall protein gp1-like isoform X1 — protein sequence MIKVQAKEDGCGKPSLEKDPKTARAPDSAVEPASLTAPAEHAFNVQAREDVMEKASLEQDVEPIKEPDSAAVPAPLTRSAEPVSLTPVRAKEDGCGKPSLEKDPKPARAPDSALEPASPTPLTPPAHPLVITAVQDGMTPSLGETKEPTPSPETNSDVLSPPPAPQTASTETPPITNVQDRENRNERPDLEEDQKPTREPDSTVVQASPAPLSPPLDFVVVGIDHSEVNMTKEKRAMGFLRWLLQPLCCCFVATETETD from the coding sequence ATGATTAAGGTTCAGGCCAAGGAGGATGGATGTGGAAAACCCAGCCTTGAGAAGGACCCAAAAACCGCCAGAGCACCAGACTCTGCTGTGGAACCAGCTTCCCTGACAGCCCCCGCTGAACATGCATTCAATGTTCAGGCTAGGGAGGATGTTATGGAAAAAGCAAGCCTTGAACAGGATGTAGAACCAATCAAAGAACCAGACTCTGCTGCGGTTCCAGCTCCACTGACACGCTCTGCTGAACCTGTGTCTTTGACTCCAGTTCGGGCCAAGGAGGATGGATGTGGAAAACCCAGCCTTGAGAAGGACCCAAAACCCGCCAGAGCACCAGACTCTGCTCTGGAACCAGCTTCTCCGACTCCTCTGACGCCTCCTGCTCATCCTCTGGTCATTACAGCAGTGCAGGATGGCATGACCCCCAGCCTGGGTGAAACAAAAGAACCCACACCCAGTCCAGAGACAAACTCTGATGTATTGTCTCCTCCACCAGCCCCTCAGACAGCCTCTACTGAAACTCCTCCCATTACTAATGTCCAGGACAGGGAGAATAGAAATGAAAGGCCCGACCTGGAGGAGGACCAAAAGCCCACCAGAGAACCAGACTCCACAGTGGTTCAAGCTTCACCAGCTCCTCTGAGCCCTCCTCTTGACTTTGTGGTCGTTGGTATAGATCACTCAGAAGTCAACATGACTAAGGAGAAGAGAGCGATGGGCTTCCTCCGCTGGCTCCTTCAACCACTGTGCTGTTGCTTTGTAGccactgaaacagaaactgaCTGA
- the LOC120787246 gene encoding uncharacterized protein LOC120787246 isoform X2, producing the protein MSELHFISNFLFQVWAVNVSNKMRDVEFEARMLLKSPEPLPPNFQHPKVLSMAQDYAKILREEQQEAPCSKVLCPQEVVMEIVPRVLQGFWVLPPRPLLNMPSEQLSKLSVRVAKATLDSVSNVLTTLDCQATFSRSIRDDMVLSILTEIRQTYPHDIVVNRIKSFAPVLLCRIVDVVTGKICEMFQPQSAGAFDTHS; encoded by the exons ATGTCAGAGCTGCACTTCATATCTAATTtcttgtttcaggtgtgggcAGTGAACGTCAGCAATAAAATGAGGGACGTTGAGTTTGAAGCCCGAATGCTCCTCAAGTCCCCAGAGCCCCTACCTCCTAATTTTCA ACATCCTAAAGTCCTCAGCATGGCACAAGACTATGCCAAGATCCtgagagaggagcagcaggaggcaCCCTGCTCCAAAGTGCTCTGTCCCCAAGAGGTGGTGATGGAGATTGTTCCCAGAGTCCTGCAGGGCTTCTGGGTGCTTCCTCCTCGCCCCCTATTGAACATGCCTTCCGAGCAGCTCAGCAAACTGTCTGTACGGGTTGCAAAGGCCACTTTGGACAGTGTCTCCAATGTTCTCACCACTCTGGACTGTCAGGCCACCTTCTCCCGCTCCATCAGGGACGACATGGTCCTGTCTATCCTGACAGAGATCAGGCAGACGTACCCACACGATATCGTGGTGAACAGGATCAAGAGCTTCGCACCCGTGCTGCTCTGTAGAATTGTTGATGTGGTAACGGGAAAGATTTGTGAGATGTTTCAGCCCCAGAGTGCCGGCGCATTTGACACCCACTCTTGA